From Paenibacillus physcomitrellae, the proteins below share one genomic window:
- a CDS encoding response regulator transcription factor: MNRILLIEDNEQLQKYIFDYLGAYGFEAYRLENYDAVLETVEESRPRLILLDITLPKFDGFYYLRLIRKKYNTPVIIISALNEEGEQIRGMELGADDYVTKPFSIGVLLAKINAVLRRAEGQSVSSLGVGGLSVSEDTMNLHYRGRTSELTKNEYKVLRLLLKNAGQIVTREQILEELWDDAGFVDDNTLTVNMSRVKKKLAELGLENIIATRRSVGYVLDPAGL; this comes from the coding sequence ATGAACCGCATCTTGCTCATCGAAGACAATGAACAACTGCAGAAATATATATTCGATTACCTCGGTGCCTATGGCTTTGAGGCTTATAGACTGGAGAATTATGATGCTGTATTGGAGACCGTAGAGGAATCCCGGCCCCGCCTGATCCTGCTGGATATCACTTTGCCGAAGTTTGACGGGTTCTATTACCTGCGTTTAATCCGGAAAAAATACAACACGCCCGTCATCATCATTTCGGCGCTGAACGAGGAGGGGGAGCAGATTCGCGGGATGGAGCTTGGCGCGGATGATTATGTAACCAAACCGTTCTCGATCGGTGTGTTATTAGCCAAGATCAATGCCGTCCTGCGGCGGGCTGAAGGACAGTCGGTATCCTCTTTGGGCGTGGGCGGTTTGTCCGTCAGCGAAGATACAATGAATCTTCATTACCGGGGCCGGACCAGTGAGCTTACGAAAAATGAATATAAAGTGCTGCGGCTTCTCCTTAAGAACGCCGGGCAAATCGTGACCCGTGAGCAGATCCTGGAGGAGCTGTGGGATGACGCCGGGTTTGTGGACGATAATACGCTTACGGTCAATATGTCGCGGGTGAAGAAGAAGCTGGCCGAGCTGGGGCTGGAGAATATCATTGCTACGAGAAGGAGTGTCGGTTATGTCCTGGACCCGGCTGGTTTGTAG
- a CDS encoding sensor histidine kinase, with the protein MSWTRLVCRTLQLEKTVIAFYLASTALLFLIFNLLLDHVVIAYPLTMSLVLLAVYLVYKMVALYRFLDDLNAVKTPGIQPRYPHTAAEETVYAAIADIHTAYQHKMAVLEEQVSGRNTMFTSFIHNMKTSAAVIELAAASPKADRLGDIVQENEKLKSHLEQALNILRLDEFANDYVPERIELRGLAESVINEKRRDFIYAGVYPKLGEQKAYVYTDRKWCGYIVDQIVANAIKYSPSGGKVFVDIESAGEKAVLHIRDEGIGIPPEDIPRVFDLFYTGQNGRSTANTATGIGLAIVKHAARQLGHEVELTSAVGEGTCVSVTFRTKM; encoded by the coding sequence ATGTCCTGGACCCGGCTGGTTTGTAGAACCCTGCAGCTTGAGAAAACGGTCATTGCCTTTTATTTAGCGAGCACAGCCCTTCTTTTTCTGATCTTTAACCTGCTGCTGGATCACGTCGTGATCGCTTATCCTCTTACGATGAGCCTGGTACTGTTAGCTGTGTATCTGGTGTACAAAATGGTTGCCTTATATCGGTTTCTGGACGATTTAAACGCAGTCAAGACCCCCGGCATTCAGCCGCGTTATCCTCATACTGCGGCGGAGGAAACCGTTTATGCCGCAATAGCCGATATTCATACCGCCTATCAGCATAAAATGGCTGTGTTAGAAGAACAGGTGTCGGGACGCAATACGATGTTTACAAGCTTTATTCATAATATGAAGACGTCGGCCGCGGTTATCGAATTGGCCGCAGCTTCTCCAAAAGCGGATAGGCTGGGCGACATCGTTCAGGAGAACGAGAAGCTGAAAAGCCATCTGGAGCAGGCGCTTAACATTTTGCGTCTGGATGAATTCGCGAACGACTACGTGCCGGAGCGCATCGAGCTTCGCGGGCTTGCCGAGTCCGTGATCAACGAGAAACGAAGGGATTTTATTTATGCGGGCGTGTATCCCAAATTAGGGGAACAGAAAGCCTATGTGTATACCGACAGAAAATGGTGCGGGTATATCGTCGATCAAATCGTGGCGAATGCGATCAAGTATAGCCCGTCCGGCGGGAAAGTTTTTGTGGATATCGAATCGGCAGGTGAGAAAGCCGTGCTGCATATCCGGGACGAAGGCATCGGCATCCCGCCAGAGGACATACCGCGAGTGTTCGACCTGTTTTACACCGGGCAGAACGGGCGGTCAACTGCCAATACCGCTACGGGCATAGGACTAGCGATCGTCAAACATGCTGCCCGGCAGTTGGGGCACGAAGTAGAATTGACGTCAGCCGTTGGCGAAGGGACCTGCGTCAGCGTTACTTTTCGTACAAAAATGTAA
- a CDS encoding MFS transporter, producing MALSQPQPLTTKQVRKDPFPISILSLTVGAFAIGMTEFVIMGILPNVAQDLNVSIPTAGQLITMYALGVAVGAPILTILTHRIPQKLLLCLLMVIFILGNGVSVIAPNYAFLMGARLLTALTHGTFFGVGAVIASNLVKPDRRAGAVSIMMAGLTIANIIGVPVGTFIGQHLGWRASFATISLMGVVALIGVMIFIPKIKQDESGGILQQVSALVKPKLLLFLFVAALGNAGLFAVFTYITPLLTQITGFAESNVTWILVLFGCGVTIGNIIGGKLADWKLMPSVLGIYLTTSVLLTILTFTIHSHVAAVLTIFLWGMASFAVMPGMQIRVMNLAKGAPALASTSSHSAGNLGNAAGAFIGGWTINQLSIGALPWVGAVLVGLGLVIGAISYAAERRTESHEGQES from the coding sequence ATGGCATTATCTCAGCCTCAGCCGCTTACTACGAAACAGGTTCGTAAAGATCCCTTCCCGATCTCGATCCTGTCTTTGACGGTAGGCGCTTTTGCTATCGGCATGACCGAATTTGTGATCATGGGCATTCTGCCCAATGTCGCTCAGGATTTAAATGTCAGCATCCCCACGGCGGGCCAGCTGATTACGATGTACGCGCTTGGCGTTGCGGTTGGCGCGCCTATTTTGACTATACTGACCCACCGGATTCCGCAAAAGCTGCTGCTCTGCCTCCTAATGGTCATCTTTATTCTCGGCAACGGCGTTTCGGTCATTGCACCGAATTATGCTTTTCTGATGGGAGCCCGGCTGCTGACCGCGCTGACACACGGAACGTTCTTCGGCGTAGGAGCGGTTATCGCCTCCAACCTGGTTAAGCCGGACAGAAGGGCTGGCGCCGTATCCATTATGATGGCCGGACTGACGATAGCAAATATTATCGGTGTGCCGGTCGGTACGTTTATCGGCCAGCATCTCGGCTGGCGCGCTTCGTTTGCGACCATTTCCCTGATGGGAGTGGTTGCGCTGATCGGCGTGATGATCTTCATTCCAAAGATCAAACAGGACGAATCCGGCGGGATTCTCCAGCAGGTCAGCGCTCTGGTGAAGCCGAAGCTGCTGCTGTTCCTGTTCGTCGCTGCGCTTGGCAATGCCGGACTGTTCGCTGTCTTCACTTACATCACTCCGCTGCTGACGCAAATCACCGGCTTTGCGGAATCCAATGTGACCTGGATTCTGGTGCTCTTCGGCTGCGGCGTTACGATTGGCAACATAATAGGCGGCAAGCTGGCCGACTGGAAGCTGATGCCTTCCGTGCTGGGCATTTATCTGACCACCAGCGTGCTGCTGACGATTCTGACCTTTACGATCCACAGCCATGTAGCGGCTGTGCTGACTATTTTCCTGTGGGGCATGGCTTCCTTCGCCGTAATGCCCGGCATGCAGATTCGCGTCATGAATCTCGCCAAAGGAGCTCCGGCTCTTGCTTCTACCTCCAGCCACTCGGCAGGCAATCTCGGCAATGCAGCCGGGGCGTTTATCGGCGGCTGGACCATTAACCAGCTCTCCATCGGCGCTTTGCCATGGGTAGGTGCCGTTCTAGTTGGCTTGGGTCTGGTGATTGGCGCTATTAGTTACGCTGCGGAGCGGAGAACAGAGTCGCATGAAGGGCAGGAAAGCTGA
- a CDS encoding copper amine oxidase N-terminal domain-containing protein has translation MKGIRSLSILLASICLILAGFKSSAYAEGITSPSLKLKLNNAFVLYSNQQLPYADSNGRTLLPLRLIGDVMGAAVNWNANEQKATVTMGNDKVIVGLNERSAYVNGIQKQMDTTAVVKNSTIMVPARFISEAFKIKIDYNRGSNVVQLADPRMMNSEKLNVINEMQRVNKDFANEIIPYHFSFSATKNIENNKIIVNLKNLSPYNIAEGQLNRNMIFFANPSKIAFVGTRGLISPDGSTGINGSTISSKGNYIDEINWEFINSVQGEPLKYIFANYFVTE, from the coding sequence ATGAAGGGTATAAGGTCCTTATCCATTTTATTAGCTTCCATTTGTTTGATTTTGGCGGGATTCAAAAGCTCTGCGTATGCAGAGGGTATCACCTCTCCCTCATTAAAGCTAAAATTAAACAACGCTTTTGTTTTGTATTCAAACCAGCAATTGCCTTATGCAGATTCTAACGGAAGGACCCTTCTGCCCTTACGATTAATCGGAGATGTTATGGGAGCAGCAGTGAATTGGAATGCGAATGAACAGAAAGCAACTGTAACTATGGGGAATGACAAGGTTATTGTAGGCTTGAATGAAAGAAGCGCATATGTCAATGGAATACAAAAACAAATGGATACAACCGCTGTTGTCAAGAATTCAACTATTATGGTGCCGGCAAGGTTTATTTCTGAAGCTTTTAAAATCAAAATAGATTATAACAGAGGCTCTAACGTTGTACAGTTAGCCGATCCCAGAATGATGAACAGCGAAAAACTTAATGTTATAAATGAAATGCAGCGAGTAAATAAAGATTTTGCGAATGAAATTATTCCCTATCATTTTTCTTTTTCAGCAACTAAGAATATAGAGAACAACAAAATAATTGTAAATTTAAAGAACCTATCCCCCTATAATATTGCTGAAGGCCAACTGAATCGAAATATGATCTTCTTCGCCAATCCATCTAAAATCGCTTTTGTTGGCACAAGAGGGCTGATTTCACCAGACGGATCAACTGGCATAAATGGATCTACTATCTCTTCAAAGGGTAACTATATAGATGAAATAAATTGGGAGTTCATAAACAGCGTTCAAGGAGAACCTCTAAAATACATTTTTGCTAATTATTTTGTAACGGAATAA
- a CDS encoding YsnF/AvaK domain-containing protein encodes MTQKIVGVFATEQDATNAIQDLKRIGYRAEDISVIGKNKHDLNDIHEETGTKAPEGVAAGAATGGVLGGIAGLLAGLGALAIPGIGPILAAGPIAATLTGAAVGAGTGGLVGGLVGMGIPEDEAEEYNANVKSGRILVMVDAEETRKNEVYSLFRDRHSMNASHYPLVADTSETREPVFYQEIATMDPPDTILDGTSQDRTMRLHEEQLDISKKRQTTGEVNLHKEVIEHEQSINVPVSREEVVIEKKAVQDEVTGEPIGRDETIRIPVTEERVEVSKRPVVIGEVDIHKRQVQDTEQVRDTLKKEEARLEQTGNPTVKGDKDLK; translated from the coding sequence ATGACACAGAAAATAGTGGGTGTATTTGCTACAGAACAAGATGCTACGAATGCGATTCAGGACTTGAAGAGAATTGGCTATAGAGCCGAGGATATTTCGGTTATCGGAAAGAACAAACACGACTTAAATGACATTCACGAAGAAACAGGTACGAAGGCGCCGGAAGGTGTAGCTGCAGGTGCGGCGACCGGAGGAGTCCTCGGTGGTATAGCAGGTTTGCTCGCAGGATTAGGAGCCTTGGCGATTCCGGGCATCGGTCCTATCCTCGCAGCCGGACCAATCGCTGCTACGCTCACAGGTGCCGCGGTCGGAGCAGGTACGGGTGGTCTTGTCGGCGGTTTGGTGGGCATGGGTATCCCGGAAGATGAAGCCGAAGAATATAATGCAAATGTAAAAAGCGGCCGGATCCTCGTCATGGTCGATGCCGAAGAAACCCGGAAAAATGAGGTCTACTCCTTATTCCGTGACCGTCATTCCATGAATGCGAGCCATTATCCGCTAGTTGCAGATACTAGCGAAACAAGAGAACCGGTCTTCTATCAGGAAATTGCGACCATGGACCCGCCGGATACGATCCTTGATGGAACAAGTCAAGACCGGACCATGCGCCTGCATGAAGAGCAGCTGGACATTTCCAAGAAACGTCAAACGACGGGCGAGGTCAATCTGCACAAAGAAGTGATCGAACATGAACAATCCATTAATGTTCCTGTGTCCCGCGAAGAAGTGGTGATCGAGAAAAAGGCGGTTCAGGATGAAGTTACCGGCGAACCAATCGGCCGCGACGAAACGATCCGGATTCCGGTTACGGAGGAACGAGTGGAAGTCAGCAAACGGCCTGTTGTCATCGGCGAAGTGGATATTCACAAACGCCAGGTGCAGGACACCGAACAGGTCCGCGATACCTTGAAGAAGGAAGAAGCCCGTCTGGAGCAGACCGGCAATCCTACAGTCAAGGGTGACAAAGATTTGAAATAA
- a CDS encoding ABC transporter permease: MTFRHVILQNLKFNTRRFLSYLFVNSFVVAVLFLYGSLLFNEILARDPAMKLAKSYVNGAAYAIVLFSIVFVAYTGIYFVKSRGREFGVYLTLGMTTRDLSRMIRIENLVIVAGSILCGLLSGVLLSKLFYLMLSRVLDISGDIYYISYKTFLLSLGVFLVVFLCNLVFTSRFLHKLSILQITKASSTKGHAKSHPVLGCMTILVLAFSLWFYHAAVAYNGWAKGIVEDYPMAGYLILVFGIFGSLYFVVAFFIDAVRTLLKRFPPVYNRYILILSNLSHRFVAYKVSLYLVTLLIALAVVFMGFGLSTFSFGKKTIGEYEPYDYMVQTSGDINRISGPELQRVVTENGGTLDLFHALEFIPDVHYRNSPDGFAPRLGESMLISESQFNAHMGLSLNVAPDELIIVSNHKEMADEPVHYDSVITVDPWREGVNRALTSLRNPVSMDEFLKGLGDAQRLVYKSAQTKTMYASFINSYGDLEFPAVTAHVVDDSVYNKLQAQRETTYLFNLKSGDGERIFSALLNTLREKNNADASLWASPETTFVDRGEGVYVEHDKAQSLRPIYKGERYEIAFRVNGFLLFALSFLGFLFLLSSSIVLYYKVATDIDEEKEHAALLSKIGLTEAEYKAYLRTHLAIIFFAPMVIGGGLGLFLIDAALNFTVYAGYLKGRVLLMYGIFVLFDILFYLSLKKKFIRGVGLFLRSR; the protein is encoded by the coding sequence GTGACGTTCCGGCATGTCATTCTGCAGAATCTGAAATTCAACACGAGGCGGTTCCTGTCGTATTTATTCGTGAACAGCTTTGTGGTGGCGGTATTGTTTCTGTACGGCAGTTTGCTGTTCAACGAGATTTTGGCCCGGGACCCGGCTATGAAGCTGGCCAAATCTTATGTCAATGGCGCCGCTTATGCGATTGTTTTGTTCTCGATTGTGTTTGTGGCCTACACGGGCATCTATTTCGTCAAAAGCCGCGGCAGGGAGTTTGGCGTGTACCTGACTTTAGGGATGACCACGCGGGATCTCAGCCGGATGATCCGGATCGAGAATCTGGTGATCGTGGCGGGTTCGATTTTGTGCGGACTGCTGTCGGGGGTGCTTTTGTCCAAGCTGTTCTATCTGATGCTCAGCAGGGTGCTTGATATCTCAGGCGACATCTACTACATCAGCTATAAAACGTTCCTGCTCAGTCTTGGTGTATTTCTGGTTGTGTTCCTGTGCAATCTGGTGTTTACCAGCCGTTTCCTGCACAAATTATCGATCCTGCAAATCACAAAGGCGTCCAGCACAAAAGGACATGCTAAATCCCATCCGGTACTGGGATGTATGACGATCCTCGTTTTGGCATTCTCGCTCTGGTTCTACCATGCGGCTGTCGCTTATAACGGCTGGGCTAAGGGAATCGTAGAGGACTATCCCATGGCGGGTTATTTGATCCTGGTATTCGGGATCTTCGGTTCGCTTTATTTTGTGGTCGCGTTCTTCATTGACGCGGTTCGGACGCTGCTTAAGCGGTTCCCGCCGGTTTATAACCGCTATATTTTGATCCTGTCTAACCTGTCCCACCGGTTTGTGGCCTACAAGGTGTCGCTTTATTTGGTGACGCTGCTGATTGCCTTGGCTGTCGTGTTTATGGGCTTTGGACTGAGTACGTTCAGCTTCGGCAAGAAGACGATCGGCGAATACGAGCCGTACGACTACATGGTGCAGACGAGCGGCGATATCAACCGTATTTCCGGGCCGGAATTGCAGAGAGTGGTCACAGAGAACGGCGGGACGCTGGATCTGTTCCATGCTTTGGAATTTATCCCCGATGTGCATTACAGGAACAGCCCGGACGGTTTCGCTCCCCGCCTTGGAGAAAGCATGCTGATCAGCGAATCTCAATTTAACGCCCATATGGGACTGTCGCTGAATGTAGCGCCGGATGAGCTGATTATCGTCAGCAATCATAAGGAAATGGCTGATGAGCCGGTCCATTACGACTCGGTTATTACCGTAGATCCTTGGCGTGAGGGGGTCAACCGTGCCCTTACTTCTCTCCGGAATCCGGTTTCGATGGACGAATTTCTAAAGGGACTGGGGGATGCGCAGCGCCTCGTCTATAAAAGCGCCCAGACCAAGACTATGTACGCAAGCTTTATCAATTCCTACGGAGATCTTGAGTTTCCGGCCGTTACGGCCCATGTCGTCGACGATTCGGTCTACAATAAGCTTCAGGCCCAGCGCGAAACGACCTATCTGTTTAACCTGAAGAGCGGCGACGGTGAACGGATTTTCTCGGCTTTGCTGAATACTCTTCGGGAAAAGAACAACGCGGACGCTTCCCTGTGGGCCAGCCCCGAAACAACGTTTGTGGATCGGGGAGAAGGCGTGTACGTCGAACACGACAAAGCGCAAAGCTTACGCCCGATTTATAAAGGGGAGCGGTATGAGATTGCGTTCCGGGTCAACGGTTTTCTGCTGTTTGCCTTGTCGTTCCTGGGTTTTCTGTTCCTCTTGTCATCCAGCATCGTGCTGTATTACAAAGTGGCAACGGATATCGATGAAGAGAAGGAGCATGCGGCGCTGCTGAGCAAAATCGGTCTCACAGAAGCCGAATATAAAGCTTATTTGCGAACGCATCTGGCTATCATTTTCTTCGCTCCGATGGTCATTGGCGGGGGACTCGGCCTGTTCCTGATCGATGCCGCGCTGAATTTTACCGTCTATGCCGGTTATCTAAAGGGCCGTGTGCTGCTGATGTATGGAATTTTTGTTCTGTTTGATATTTTGTTTTATCTATCGCTGAAGAAGAAGTTCATCCGCGGAGTAGGGCTATTCTTGCGCAGCCGCTGA
- a CDS encoding aldo/keto reductase, producing MQYVRLGNTGMQVSRLALGCMSYGDPDRGNHTWTLNEEQSRPFIKRALELGINFFDTANVYSDGTSEEIVGRALKDFANRDEVVIATKVHGVMRPGPNGGGLSRKAIMSEIDNSLKRLGTDYVDLYQIHRWDYNTPIEETMEALHDVVKAGKARYIGASSMYAWQFQKALYTAERNGWTRFVSMQNYLNLLYREEEREMLPLCQAENIGVIPWSPLARGRLTRDWEDTSLRSENDNFARTLYTATEEADRKVAAVVKEIAEARGVPRAQIALAWVLQKQPVTAPIIGATKTHHLEDAVSALEIVLTADEIQRLEEPYVPHPVTGFA from the coding sequence ATGCAATACGTAAGACTAGGAAACACAGGAATGCAGGTATCCCGGCTGGCTTTGGGCTGTATGAGCTACGGCGATCCTGACCGCGGCAATCACACCTGGACCTTGAATGAAGAGCAGAGCCGTCCTTTTATTAAAAGGGCTTTGGAGCTTGGCATTAATTTCTTTGATACAGCAAATGTCTACTCGGACGGAACCAGCGAAGAAATCGTTGGACGGGCCTTAAAGGATTTCGCAAACCGTGATGAAGTCGTGATTGCGACCAAGGTACACGGCGTTATGCGTCCGGGTCCAAACGGCGGGGGCTTGTCCCGCAAAGCGATTATGTCGGAGATCGATAACAGTCTGAAACGACTGGGCACCGACTATGTGGACTTATATCAAATTCACCGCTGGGATTACAATACTCCGATTGAGGAAACGATGGAGGCCCTCCATGACGTGGTAAAAGCGGGCAAAGCCCGGTATATCGGCGCTTCCTCCATGTACGCCTGGCAGTTCCAGAAGGCACTGTACACAGCGGAGCGGAACGGCTGGACACGGTTCGTCAGCATGCAGAATTATCTGAACCTGCTGTACCGCGAAGAAGAGCGGGAAATGCTGCCGCTGTGCCAAGCCGAGAATATCGGCGTCATTCCTTGGAGTCCGCTGGCCCGCGGCCGTCTGACCCGGGACTGGGAAGACACCAGCCTGCGCTCGGAAAATGATAACTTCGCCCGCACCTTGTACACGGCGACCGAAGAAGCCGACCGCAAGGTGGCTGCAGTCGTCAAAGAAATTGCCGAAGCCCGCGGCGTGCCCCGCGCGCAGATCGCTTTGGCCTGGGTGCTGCAGAAGCAGCCTGTAACGGCTCCGATCATCGGCGCAACGAAGACCCACCACCTGGAGGATGCCGTTTCGGCGCTCGAAATCGTACTGACCGCCGACGAAATTCAGCGGCTCGAAGAGCCTTATGTACCGCATCCGGTAACAGGATTTGCGTGA
- a CDS encoding ABC transporter permease, with amino-acid sequence MYKYFFSDMTVMLGRSMRHILRSIDTIITVCITPIAMMLLFVYVFGGAIQTGTESYVNYLLPGILLIAIASGISYTAYRLFMDKQRGIIERFHSMPIARSAVLWGHVLTSLVSNVISLVVIILVALLMGFRSSAGILPWLAVTGILMLFTLALTWVAAIAGLSGKSVEGASAFSYPLIFLPFISSAFVPTDSMPKAVRVFAENQPVTSIVETIRALLANQPAGHEIWIALAWCIGIMLVAYFFAMRVYKRQAA; translated from the coding sequence ATGTATAAATACTTTTTCAGCGACATGACCGTTATGCTTGGACGTTCCATGCGTCATATTCTCCGCAGTATTGACACCATTATCACAGTGTGCATTACTCCGATTGCTATGATGCTGCTGTTTGTCTATGTGTTTGGCGGCGCCATTCAAACTGGAACGGAGAGCTATGTGAACTACCTGCTGCCCGGCATCCTGCTGATTGCGATTGCCAGCGGTATATCCTATACGGCTTACCGTCTGTTTATGGATAAGCAGCGGGGCATCATTGAGCGGTTCCACTCCATGCCGATTGCGCGTTCTGCCGTGCTGTGGGGGCACGTGCTGACCTCGCTGGTATCCAACGTCATTTCGCTTGTTGTCATCATTCTCGTAGCGCTCCTTATGGGCTTTCGCTCGTCGGCAGGGATCCTGCCATGGCTTGCCGTAACCGGGATACTCATGCTGTTTACGCTGGCTTTGACATGGGTTGCGGCGATTGCCGGCTTATCGGGAAAATCGGTGGAAGGCGCAAGCGCCTTTTCTTATCCGCTTATCTTCCTGCCGTTTATCAGTTCGGCCTTTGTGCCAACCGATTCGATGCCGAAGGCCGTTCGCGTTTTTGCCGAAAATCAGCCGGTGACCTCGATCGTAGAAACCATTCGTGCCCTGTTGGCCAATCAACCGGCAGGCCATGAGATCTGGATCGCTCTTGCGTGGTGTATCGGCATTATGCTCGTTGCTTATTTCTTTGCGATGCGCGTGTACAAACGGCAAGCAGCTTAA
- a CDS encoding ABC transporter ATP-binding protein, protein METAIEVKGLRKSFKDTEVLKGVDFEVKRGEIFALLGSNGAGKTTIVRILTTLLKQDGGTAAVNGFDVASNPGQVRHAISLTGQFAAVDEILTGRENLIMIAKLRHLANPRQVADDLLNGFGLTEAADRRMSTYSGGMRRRLDIAMSLIGKPQLIFLDEPTTGLDPEARIETWKMVKELADSGTTVFLTTQYLDEAEQLADRIAILHEGRIIAGGTLEELKKLFPPVKVEYVEKQPTLEEIFLAIIGKKEA, encoded by the coding sequence ATGGAAACCGCAATTGAGGTTAAAGGTCTGCGAAAATCCTTCAAGGATACGGAAGTGTTAAAAGGCGTCGATTTTGAAGTGAAGCGGGGTGAAATTTTCGCCTTGCTGGGCTCCAACGGCGCAGGCAAGACGACGATTGTCAGAATCCTCACTACGCTGCTCAAACAGGACGGAGGCACCGCCGCCGTTAACGGATTTGATGTTGCATCAAATCCCGGGCAAGTGCGACATGCGATCAGTCTAACCGGGCAATTTGCTGCCGTAGACGAGATATTGACCGGTCGGGAAAATCTGATCATGATCGCCAAACTGCGGCACCTGGCTAATCCGCGTCAAGTGGCTGACGATCTGCTGAATGGCTTCGGCTTAACTGAGGCCGCCGACCGCAGGATGTCCACCTATTCGGGCGGTATGCGCCGCAGGCTCGACATTGCCATGAGCCTCATCGGGAAACCGCAGCTTATTTTCCTCGATGAGCCGACCACGGGGCTTGACCCCGAGGCGCGCATTGAGACTTGGAAGATGGTTAAGGAACTTGCAGACAGCGGCACGACGGTATTCCTGACCACTCAGTATTTGGATGAGGCTGAACAGCTTGCCGATCGAATCGCTATTTTGCATGAGGGCAGGATTATTGCAGGGGGTACGCTTGAGGAACTGAAAAAGCTCTTCCCGCCCGTAAAGGTAGAGTATGTGGAAAAACAGCCAACACTTGAGGAGATCTTCCTCGCCATTATCGGTAAAAAGGAGGCCTAG
- a CDS encoding ABC transporter ATP-binding protein, with translation MKDLIEIHNLTKVYRSFKGAREVTALDGISLSVQKGEFIGVMGPSGSGKTTLLNILSGVDTPTGGSIHIEGRNIAEMKKDELALFRRKRTGYIFQDFNLLDSLTLKENIALPLILDRKPPGQIEQRVEELMQFFGIAELADKFQYHVSGGQRQRVAAARALAPDPAVCFADEPTGNLDSKSSAGVMDMLTQMNEQKDCTILMVTHDAFAASYCKRIIFIQDGQIAAQIQRAGDRKVFFDKILEVQSVLGGDSR, from the coding sequence ATGAAAGATCTGATAGAAATTCACAATCTGACGAAGGTCTACCGCTCCTTTAAGGGGGCGAGGGAGGTCACCGCTTTGGACGGAATCAGCCTTTCCGTTCAGAAAGGGGAATTTATCGGCGTTATGGGGCCGAGCGGCAGCGGGAAAACGACGCTACTGAATATCCTGTCGGGCGTGGATACGCCAACCGGAGGTTCGATTCACATCGAAGGCCGCAATATCGCGGAGATGAAAAAGGATGAGCTGGCGTTGTTCCGCCGTAAACGGACAGGTTATATTTTTCAGGACTTCAACCTGCTCGACAGCTTGACCCTCAAAGAAAATATTGCGCTGCCCTTGATTCTGGACAGGAAACCTCCGGGCCAAATCGAGCAGCGGGTGGAAGAGCTGATGCAGTTCTTCGGCATTGCCGAGCTTGCGGATAAATTTCAATACCATGTCTCCGGAGGCCAGCGGCAGCGCGTGGCGGCTGCCCGGGCGCTTGCGCCGGACCCGGCTGTTTGTTTCGCCGATGAGCCGACCGGCAACCTGGATTCCAAGTCTTCGGCCGGTGTGATGGATATGCTGACCCAAATGAACGAACAGAAGGACTGTACGATCCTGATGGTGACGCATGATGCCTTTGCAGCTTCGTATTGCAAACGGATTATTTTCATCCAGGACGGCCAAATCGCTGCGCAGATCCAGCGGGCCGGCGACCGGAAGGTCTTTTTCGATAAAATTCTGGAGGTTCAAAGCGTTCTGGGAGGCGATTCCCGGTGA
- a CDS encoding RNA polymerase sigma factor, with translation MNNDKEDQPSLDLKRAVEQVQSGDISAFPVIIRHLQKNILLYCYYLLEDQAEAEDAAQDIFIKCLRRIQDYAPTASFSAWVYKIAHNHCIDLIKKRNRMRQMLSQYRRERAEEDKGNKYTDQIIQLLEKLNTEDKRILLLRALEEYSFDEIGAIMGLKPATVRKKYERIRKKIVKREVQGGRQYEHSFRG, from the coding sequence TTGAACAACGACAAAGAGGATCAACCGAGCCTGGATTTAAAGCGGGCTGTGGAGCAAGTCCAGTCGGGCGATATTTCTGCCTTTCCGGTGATCATTCGCCATTTGCAGAAAAACATACTGCTGTATTGCTATTATCTGCTCGAGGATCAGGCTGAGGCTGAAGATGCTGCTCAGGACATTTTTATTAAATGTTTAAGGCGAATCCAGGATTATGCGCCTACAGCTTCTTTTTCCGCATGGGTTTATAAAATTGCTCACAATCATTGCATCGACTTAATCAAGAAGAGGAACAGAATGCGCCAAATGTTGTCACAGTATAGAAGAGAACGTGCTGAAGAAGATAAAGGGAACAAGTATACCGATCAAATTATTCAATTGTTAGAGAAGCTTAACACCGAAGACAAAAGGATACTGCTGCTAAGAGCGCTTGAAGAATACAGTTTCGATGAAATAGGGGCCATTATGGGTCTCAAACCAGCTACAGTCAGGAAGAAATACGAAAGAATCCGAAAGAAAATCGTAAAGAGAGAGGTACAAGGAGGGAGACAATATGAGCACTCGTTCAGAGGTTGA